The Geoalkalibacter subterraneus genome contains the following window.
GAATCGGTGGCGCGACTGGAGCACAGCCCGAAGAAATAGAGATTTCCAGTCACCGTTCTCCGCAGGACCACTGAACAGTAACGATTTCTATTTGCCTTCCAAAGCCTCCAGACGCTCTCGCGCCAGCCTTGCTTCCGGAGCTTCGGGGTAGCGGGACAGAATCTCGCGATAAAGCTTGGAGGCGTGTTCGGTGTTGCGCTGCATCTCTTCAAACTGAGCTGTTTCATAGAGTTTGGCGGCCGAATCGCCGCAGGCAGCCAGAAGCAGAAACAAAGCCGCTGCCGCCAGAGTCCGTTTGAACATTATTTTCGCTCCTCAGATACCGATTCAGTCGGATTGCCGTCGCCATCTTCCAGTTCGCGGGTAATGGTGACCGCCCCGCGCAACTCTCCCAGTTCAAAACCGCGAGCCTGATCCTGGGGGTAGAGGCGATCAAGGTTTTCGGCCACCTCAGGGGCAATATTGGAGCCGTGGCACACCAGGCAGACTTCTCCCGTGGCGATGGCCTTCATGTAGCGAAACTGTCGCTTGCCTTCCGGCGACTCACAGATCTGCCAGAATTCCTGTTCCGCCACCGCACCGCCATTCTCGATCCGTTGTGAAAATTTTTCGAGAACGTCGCGCTCCCAATCATCGGGTTGGTTGTCAGGATTGCGCACTCGCAGCGCCGTGCGGCCGATCCGCCAGCCGCGCGATTCGGAAAGGCTTTGAGTGATGTGGGGCGCTCGTTCATGACAGAAAGGGATCGCCGCCACAGCCCCGTCTTCATTGATGGTCCTCATCAACTGGCCTTTCAGAGAAACAGCCAGATCAATGGCCGCAACACGCGCTGCGGCGATACGTGCATCCTCTTCCGGCAGTGAGCGACAGTTCCAGCTGTAGGAGACTGCCGCAATGGCCAGAGTGAAAACAAAAACTGCAACTGTGACCCCAATTGTTTTTTTCAATGTCATCAGATCCCCCATGCCGCTTGTCAATGCTGCCTGCGGTCAAAAGGCAGTGAGACTGTAAAGGTTGTGCCTTGCTCCGGCGCCGTGGAAACCGTGATGGTTCCACCATGGTGCTGCACAATACCGTAAGAAACCGACAGTCCGAGACCGGTGCCCTGTTTTTTGGTGGTGAAGAAGGGATCAAAGATCCTATCGGCGTGTTCCGGCTTCATTCCCGGCCCGTCGTCGGCGATTGCCACACTGATTGTATCACCTCTTACTGTGGTTGAAAGATGCAAGACTCCTTTGCCGGACATCGCCTCGACGGCGTTGAGCAGCAGGTTTACGAAAACCTGTCGCAATTGACCGGCATCACCGGAAAGCTGCGGCGCCTGCATATCGTAATCGCGCTCGATGGTGACATCTGTCATATCGACCTGGTGTGGCAGCTGTACAAGTATATCGTCGAGCAGATGGTTGATATCCACCGGATCGAGGGTGTGGGGCGGCCCGTCCTTAACATTGCGGCGCCGGGCATAGGTCAGGAGGTTGCCGGTGATGCGTGAAATTCGGTCGGTCTGCTTCTTGACCTCTTCCGCTTCCTCCCGACCGGCGGCCCCCTCGGACAATTCCATCAGCAGCAACTCGGTGTTGCCGCGGATGATCGCGGTGGGGTTGTTGATCTCGTGGGCCACCCCTGCGGCCAGTGCGCCGATGGCAGCCAGCTTTTCGTTGCGCGCCAGCTCCTGCTGGGCCCGCAGCAGCTGCTGATTCTTGTCTTCAAGGGCGCGGGTGCGCTCGGCGACCTTGAGTTCCAGGCTCTGGTTGAGTCGCCGCAGTTCCTCCTCACGCTCATGGAGGGAATGGGTCATCTGATTGAAGGCCGAGGTCAGGCGATCCAGCTCCTCGCAACCGCCTCCGCGCAGGTCAGCGCGGGACGCCCCGCGGGCAATCCCCTGGGCCATTTCGGCCAGTTCGCGTATCGGCCGCGCCAGCGTTCGCGCGCCGCGCGCCGCAAGCAGGTACCCCAGGGCCGCACCGGTCAGCATCACTGCCGCCAGCACCAGCGTTGCCCGGGTGCGCAGCGCACGGTAGGGGGCTTCCAGCAAACCGACGTACAATGCGCCAACCGTTTGCCCTGCCGGGTTCTGCAACGGCTCATAAGCGGTCAGGTACCAGTCGTCGACAACCCGTGCGCGGTCGATCCAGGTTTTTTGCTCCTCCAGCACGGCCTGGGCCACTTCGCGGGACATGCGGGTTCCGAGGGCGCGGCGCCCGTCGTCGAGACGAACGGTGGTCGCCACGCGCACATCCTCCAGAAACAGGGTCGCACTGCCCAGCGAACGCCCTTCGAACCGTTCATCCCCGTAGGCCAGATGCTTGATTCGGTCGACCAGTTCCAGGTTGTGATTGATCAGAACGCCCCCGTAGAGACTGCCTGTAACCTTGCCGTGGGCATCTTTGACCGGACAGGCCGCAAAGACGAGCATCACCCGCCCACCGGTGTCGGCAGAGTGGACCCCGGCACCGGCAGCCGCCTCGATGCGGGCACGCACCGACAGTTCGGGATTTTCCCTCTGCAGATCAGCCTCAGGCACCAGCAGCGTCGCAACGACACTCTGTCCGGCAAGAGCCGCATCAACATAGGTCCTGAATTCATTTCCGGGAGCTGAAGGTGGGCTTCCGCTTCCGCGCACCGTAACCCGCCCCTGCTCATCGGTCAGCGTCAGAAAATCAATGGGATCCTGATCGAGAAAGCTCTGCAGACGACCGGCACCGAAACCGGAAGAGATGAAAGAGGAGGAGGACCCGGCCAGGCGGGCGGCATCCCACAGGGTGTCGAGCACTTCTTCGCCCTGCCGGTCGTATTCGGCACGGGCGGCTTCCAGGTCGCGACGAACCTTTTTCTGTGCTTCTCCGATAATCCAGGCATCGATCAGGTAGGAGCCGAGAAAAAACACCACAATCATGGTGGCCAGCAGCGGTAGCAGGGCGACAAGAGTGATTCTTGACCGGATCGTACGGCCAAGAGCAGCCATTCGGATCATGGAACACCCTGGCCGTCATTTGAATCCAGTCCGTACTCCTTGATCTTGCGCGCAAGGGTCTTGCGGGTAATCTCAAGCAGGTCCGCGGCACGGCTTTTATTGCCGCCGGTACGCTCCAAGGCCAGCACAATCTGATGCTTTTCAGCCTCACGCAGGGAGACAGGATTGCCCCCGGCCCGGGGAACTGTCGGCGCGGGGCGTGGCAGCTGATTGATCTTGACCGGCAGCTCCGCCACAGTCAGGGTTTCCCCCTCGGCCAGAATCGTGCCGCGTTCAATGACGTTTTCGAGTTCACGCACATTACCGGGCCAGTCATGCGCCTGCAGAGCCGCAATGGCTTGCGGATCAATATGACGCACCGGTGAATTATTACGCGCGGTGACCTTTTTGAGAAAATGCCGCGCCAGAGAATCGATATCCTCAACGCGCTCGCGCAGCGGCGGCAGATGCAGACCGATCACATTGAGCCGGTAAAAAAGATCCTCGCGGAAACGCCCTTCGGCGACTTCTTTTTCCAGATCCTTGTTGGTGGCTGCGATGAAGCGGACATCGACATGGCGCGGCTTTGTGCCGCCTACCGGCAGAAATTCCCCTTCCTGTAGTACCCGCAGCAGCTTTGCCTGCAGCGAGGGGCTTACATCGCCGATCTCATCCAGAAAAAGGGTGCTGTCATTTGCTTCTTCCAGCAACCCTTTTTGAGCCTGGGAAGCACCCGTAAAAGCCCCCTTGACATGGCCGAACAACTGGCTTTCCAGCAGCGTTTCGGCCAACGCCGCACAGTTGATGGCCAGAAACCTGCGGTCCGCGCGGGCGCTGTTTCGATGAATATAGCGGGCCACAACCTCCTTGCCGGTGCCGCTTTCGCCCAGGATAAGCACGGAAGAGTCACTGTTTGCAACCCGTCGTGCCAGGTCGAGAACCTCGCGAAAGGCATCCCCTTCGGCAATGATCGGTCCGGGATCGTCCTGATTCCTGATTTCCCGGCGTAAAGTTCGGTTCTCCTCTAGCAGTTCCGAGCGCTCCAGGCAATGACGCACCACCGCAAAAAGTTTTTCCTGCGGGAAAGGTTTGGTGAGATAGTCGAAAGCCCCCAGTTTCATTGCCTCGACAGCGGAGTCGATCGTGCCATGCCCTGTCATCATGACGACGCACAGAGAGGGCTGCAAGGCGCGGACGCGGCGCAGAGTCTCGATCCCATCCATTTCAGTCATTTTCATATCCAGCAGCAGCAGGTCGGGAGTGTCCTCGGCCGATTCCTCAAGATTTCGCAGCAAAAGAAGGGGGCTTGAAAAAACTTCAACGGAAAAACCCTGCCCAGTGAGCATTTTACGTAGATAACGCAGCATTCCGTCTTCGTCGTCGCAGATATAAATCAGATGATCCAGCATCGAGTTGCAGCAATCCCTTGTCAAATTGTGGTATCGGCATTAAACTCTGTCGACACCACAGCGTTTCTCAATAGGTGGTATCGAAAATGTCGATATTGAAAGCACCCTGTTCAGTCTGTTCGCACTTTGAACTTCAAAAGGCGGCAGCGGAGCAGGTATAAGTCGGTTCCAAGAAAGAGAGAAACATCATGCAGATTCTCGATTGTCGCGGAAAAAAATGCCCCGCGCCCGTCATCGAAACCCGAAAGATTCTCCTGGCACAACAGGAGGAGACGGTTGAAGTTCTCGTCAGCGACGATGTCGCACGCGAAAATATCCGCCGCCTGGCCGAAAGCCTGGGCTACGGCATCGACATCAGCAATGTGCCCGACGGCCACCGGCTTCGCCTGACACCCGGCATCGAATCCATATCCTGCGACATCGATCCCCCGCCTGCCGAAGGCAAGACCGTAGTTTACATCGGTGCAGACATTATGGGAAGCGGCGACGAGGAACTGGGCAGGGTCCTGCTCAGCAATTTCCTTGTGACCCTGCTCGAACTTGACCGCCTACCTGACGCAATCTTTCTTGTCAATACGGGGGTCAAGCTGGCGTGCACGGGCCACAGTACGGTGGAAGCGCTGCAAAAGCTGTCGGAAAAAGGTGTCGATATCGCCGCCTGCGGCCTTTGCCTGGAATACTTCCATCTCAAAGAGAATATTGCCGTGGGGCGCATCTCCAACATGCACGACATTGCCACCCACCTCAATGAGGCTGGACGTATCATTCGGCCGTAAGAGAAACGCAGCCTGTTACCCCCCCCCCCGCAATCGGGAAGATCCATTAACGGGCTGCTTCTACAGACTCCTTCTTGAGCGGATATTTTTCCCTGAGTTCATTCGCCCAGGTTTCCAGCAGCGCATCGCGCTGCTTCTGTTCAAGGTCGGTCCGGATTTTATCTTCCATCTCGTCAAAGCGCATCTGGCGGGCTTCCTCGACAGCTGTAAGCATGATAATGTGGTAACCAAATCGGGTGCGAACGGGGTCGGAAATCTCTCCCGGCTGCATCTTAATCACCGCGTCTTCGAAGGCCTTGACCGTCTGCCCCTCATGAAAGGTCCCCAGATCTCCACCGACGAACCGCCGCTTGTCATCTGAGTTGAAATAGGCCAGATCGTAAAAATCCTCGCCCGCCCGGGCCCGCGCGGCCAATTCCTGCGCACGGGCATGCAGCTGTTCACGCTCCTGCTCATTGGCGGCAGGGTCAACCTTGATCAGGATATGGCTGGCCTGAAACTGACGCGGCCGGAAGAATCTCTCTTTGTTCTCTTCGTAGTAAGCTTCTACCTGCCTGTCACTGACATCGATCCTGCCTTGCAGGTAGGCCTGTTCAGCCTGCTGAGCCAGCAGACCGCGGTAAACCCAGGCTCGAAGACTAGCGTACACATCATCCCCCACAGCCGACTTCATCTCATCGACCGACGAATAACCACGCATGAACGGTTTCATGGCTTCCTCGATGCGGGCAGTCTCAACGGCAATCTCATGATCCCGGGCCCAGTTGACCCTGTAGGCCCGCTCAATCAGTTCATCCAGGTTTTTCTGCCTGATCTCCGCCATCCTGTCAGATGAAACTTTTCCATGGAAGCCCACCTGCATCGGCATGCTGCGCTGCATCTGCAGGCTGAGTTCAAAATCGGAGATTTCCACTTCACCGACCTGCGCAATGACCGGAGACTGTGCCGCTACGGCATAAGAAATCAGCAAAAAAAAGAAAAGAATGGAAAAAAGAATTTTCAGATGGAATGACATGCAGAAACTTTCCTTCGCAGTGAGTGTGAAAAACCGTGTCAGCCGTTGAAGAACTGCAGGCTATTTCTCGATCCATGGGACCAGAAACAGAGACCAACGGTTAATACTCTCACAGAAAATGGCGCGAAGAAAAGGCAAAAAAAGTCCCGGTCCCCTTGGGGGAGGGACCGGGCGATTGCAGACCTAGGGAGTTGGGGGGTGGTACGTTGCCACCCGATCGACGAAACAATTTCGCCTGGTCGGGTTGAGCGCTGAAGTCATCGCAAGTTGTTTGCAACGGGTATGCCTTCCAGTCGGCAAACCCTGAAAAAAGTCTAAAAGCTATTTGCAGAAGGGAGTTACAGCGCATCTGAGTCAAAAAGGGAGATGCGCCGAGGGCTCATGTCCGCCTGCACTGCGGGGCAAATAACCTATATTTCGGCCCACCATCGGGGCATATGCCCCACCCGTGAAATCATTTCGCGGCAAAAACTAATTGGAGGTTTCGTGCAGGCCGAATTTCTTCAACCGATAGCGCAGGGTATCGCGACTCATTTTGAGCAGGCGTGCTGCCCGGGTCTGGTTCCCCCCGGCACGCGCCATCGCCTGCTGCAACGCATGCTTTTCCATCTCTTCCAACGACATATCTTCCAGAAGCAGGTCAAAAGAGACTCCGCCCGGCCCGGCATCCTGTCCCGGGCGATCCGCTTTTTCCGCACTCTGCTCTGCACGTACGGCCGCAGGAAGGCTGGCAACAGACAGAACCCGCCCCTGCTCAAGCATCATGGCCCGCTCAATAGCGTTGCGCAGTTCACGCACATTACCGGGCCAGTCATAGCGCATGAGCAGTTGCAGCGCGTCGGGCGCAATCCCTTCCAGTCGCCGACCATACTCGTCGTTCAGACGGTCAATAAAATAGTCAACCAGCTTGGGGATATCGTCCCGACGGGAACGCAGCGCCGGCAGATGAATTGTCATAACATTGAGACGATAAAAAAGATCTGCTCGAAACTTTTCCTTCTCGACCAGCCTGGGAAGATCCTGATGGGTTGCTGCAATGATGCGAACATCGACATCAATATCCTCTTTACCGCCCAGACGGCGAAAGCGCTTGGATTCGATGACCTTGAGGATCTTAGCCTGCATGGGCAAGGGCATGTCGCCGATCTCATCTAGAAAAACAGTCCCGCCGTCGGCAAGCTCGAAGGTCCCCTTCTCCTCGCGATGGGCATCGGTGAAAGCCCCACGCTCATGACCGAACAGTTCATTTTCCAGCAGGTTCTCAGGGATGGCCGCACAGTTGACTTCAATGAAAGGCTCCTGCTTGCGGGCACTGTGATGGTGAATCGCCTGCGCCACCAGTTCCTTACCCGTGCCGCTCTCTCCCAGGATCAGAACGCTTTTGACATCGCTCTCGGCGCAGATGTTGATCATCCTGAACACTTCAATCATCTGCGACGAATTGCCCACCAGCTGATCGCGACCGAATTGCCGCCGCGCGCCGCGTGAGGAAGAATCAACCTGTGCCTCCAGGCGCTTTTTGTCAAAAGCCTGGCGGACCATCTGGTGGACGTCCTCCATGCGGAAAGGCTTCCCGATATAATCCAGCGCGCCGAGCTTGAAAGCGCTCACGGCAAAATCCGCCTGCGCGTTGGCGGTAATCATCAGCACCATCACTTCAGGGTCAGCCGCCTTGAAACGCTTTAGAAGCTCGATGCCGTCCATATCCGGCAGAAAGATATCAAGTAGAGCCAGGTGAGGGCGGAAGCTCTCAAACTTATCCAGCGCCTCGTTGCCGGACGCAGCCACTTCGACCTCGTAACCGGCGCCGGTAAGCATCTGCGCTAGAGACCACCCGATCAACTTTTCATCGTCCACGACCAGAACACGTTCGTGATTCATAAGTTGCAACCTCCACCTCCACGCTTGAACGAACCCATAGGCATCCTCCAATCTCGCAACGAAAATGCCCGTACATAAAAAACAAAAAAAATCTGCTCGTTATGAGATGAAGGATTGTGCAAGGGGCAGACCACGGATGAGCCATAAAGCGAAAGATGGAAGAAAATAAATTTTGTCAAAAGCAAAACTAATAGCTCAAGCACAAGATCATAAGAACACCCCCCCATTCTCTACCACCCCAATCAAGATAAAGCTTATTCAACCGGGAATTTTCCCCAAAGAGCCTTTGCAGACGTTAAAGGCGACTTAATATCATTTAAATCTCGACCAAAGTGCCTGCTTGGGTCCTCAGCGTTTTAGCGCAACCCCATACGCCAAATAACGAAACAACTTTGCAGAAAAAGGGTGAACCCTAAAAATTTCCTCGCAATCTTAATAACATATGGTAGCTTTTAGTATCGTTGGCAATACTCTTCTATCGCAAAGGAATCCGCCATGCTCATCAATGTTATGTACACTGACCATCGTTTCGACATGATCAAGGCCGATCGCCTGGAGGGATTTATCCGCAGAGGTGAGATCCTTAA
Protein-coding sequences here:
- a CDS encoding tetratricopeptide repeat protein, which encodes MFKRTLAAAALFLLLAACGDSAAKLYETAQFEEMQRNTEHASKLYREILSRYPEAPEARLARERLEALEGK
- a CDS encoding Tll0287-like domain-containing protein, which encodes MTLKKTIGVTVAVFVFTLAIAAVSYSWNCRSLPEEDARIAAARVAAIDLAVSLKGQLMRTINEDGAVAAIPFCHERAPHITQSLSESRGWRIGRTALRVRNPDNQPDDWERDVLEKFSQRIENGGAVAEQEFWQICESPEGKRQFRYMKAIATGEVCLVCHGSNIAPEVAENLDRLYPQDQARGFELGELRGAVTITRELEDGDGNPTESVSEERK
- a CDS encoding sensor histidine kinase — protein: MIRMAALGRTIRSRITLVALLPLLATMIVVFFLGSYLIDAWIIGEAQKKVRRDLEAARAEYDRQGEEVLDTLWDAARLAGSSSSFISSGFGAGRLQSFLDQDPIDFLTLTDEQGRVTVRGSGSPPSAPGNEFRTYVDAALAGQSVVATLLVPEADLQRENPELSVRARIEAAAGAGVHSADTGGRVMLVFAACPVKDAHGKVTGSLYGGVLINHNLELVDRIKHLAYGDERFEGRSLGSATLFLEDVRVATTVRLDDGRRALGTRMSREVAQAVLEEQKTWIDRARVVDDWYLTAYEPLQNPAGQTVGALYVGLLEAPYRALRTRATLVLAAVMLTGAALGYLLAARGARTLARPIRELAEMAQGIARGASRADLRGGGCEELDRLTSAFNQMTHSLHEREEELRRLNQSLELKVAERTRALEDKNQQLLRAQQELARNEKLAAIGALAAGVAHEINNPTAIIRGNTELLLMELSEGAAGREEAEEVKKQTDRISRITGNLLTYARRRNVKDGPPHTLDPVDINHLLDDILVQLPHQVDMTDVTIERDYDMQAPQLSGDAGQLRQVFVNLLLNAVEAMSGKGVLHLSTTVRGDTISVAIADDGPGMKPEHADRIFDPFFTTKKQGTGLGLSVSYGIVQHHGGTITVSTAPEQGTTFTVSLPFDRRQH
- a CDS encoding sigma-54-dependent transcriptional regulator codes for the protein MLDHLIYICDDEDGMLRYLRKMLTGQGFSVEVFSSPLLLLRNLEESAEDTPDLLLLDMKMTEMDGIETLRRVRALQPSLCVVMMTGHGTIDSAVEAMKLGAFDYLTKPFPQEKLFAVVRHCLERSELLEENRTLRREIRNQDDPGPIIAEGDAFREVLDLARRVANSDSSVLILGESGTGKEVVARYIHRNSARADRRFLAINCAALAETLLESQLFGHVKGAFTGASQAQKGLLEEANDSTLFLDEIGDVSPSLQAKLLRVLQEGEFLPVGGTKPRHVDVRFIAATNKDLEKEVAEGRFREDLFYRLNVIGLHLPPLRERVEDIDSLARHFLKKVTARNNSPVRHIDPQAIAALQAHDWPGNVRELENVIERGTILAEGETLTVAELPVKINQLPRPAPTVPRAGGNPVSLREAEKHQIVLALERTGGNKSRAADLLEITRKTLARKIKEYGLDSNDGQGVP
- the yedF gene encoding sulfurtransferase-like selenium metabolism protein YedF; amino-acid sequence: MQILDCRGKKCPAPVIETRKILLAQQEETVEVLVSDDVARENIRRLAESLGYGIDISNVPDGHRLRLTPGIESISCDIDPPPAEGKTVVYIGADIMGSGDEELGRVLLSNFLVTLLELDRLPDAIFLVNTGVKLACTGHSTVEALQKLSEKGVDIAACGLCLEYFHLKENIAVGRISNMHDIATHLNEAGRIIRP
- a CDS encoding peptidylprolyl isomerase; the encoded protein is MSFHLKILFSILFFFLLISYAVAAQSPVIAQVGEVEISDFELSLQMQRSMPMQVGFHGKVSSDRMAEIRQKNLDELIERAYRVNWARDHEIAVETARIEEAMKPFMRGYSSVDEMKSAVGDDVYASLRAWVYRGLLAQQAEQAYLQGRIDVSDRQVEAYYEENKERFFRPRQFQASHILIKVDPAANEQEREQLHARAQELAARARAGEDFYDLAYFNSDDKRRFVGGDLGTFHEGQTVKAFEDAVIKMQPGEISDPVRTRFGYHIIMLTAVEEARQMRFDEMEDKIRTDLEQKQRDALLETWANELREKYPLKKESVEAAR
- a CDS encoding sigma-54-dependent transcriptional regulator; this translates as MNHERVLVVDDEKLIGWSLAQMLTGAGYEVEVAASGNEALDKFESFRPHLALLDIFLPDMDGIELLKRFKAADPEVMVLMITANAQADFAVSAFKLGALDYIGKPFRMEDVHQMVRQAFDKKRLEAQVDSSSRGARRQFGRDQLVGNSSQMIEVFRMINICAESDVKSVLILGESGTGKELVAQAIHHHSARKQEPFIEVNCAAIPENLLENELFGHERGAFTDAHREEKGTFELADGGTVFLDEIGDMPLPMQAKILKVIESKRFRRLGGKEDIDVDVRIIAATHQDLPRLVEKEKFRADLFYRLNVMTIHLPALRSRRDDIPKLVDYFIDRLNDEYGRRLEGIAPDALQLLMRYDWPGNVRELRNAIERAMMLEQGRVLSVASLPAAVRAEQSAEKADRPGQDAGPGGVSFDLLLEDMSLEEMEKHALQQAMARAGGNQTRAARLLKMSRDTLRYRLKKFGLHETSN